Below is a window of Shinella sp. PSBB067 DNA.
CGCCGTTTAACCCTCGATTAACCATAACTGCCTAATTTCCCACCCTGAGGACGAGATGTTCAAGGGGTATTTACCATGTCGATTTCCCGCCGCGGCTTCCTGCTCGGCGCGTCTGCATTGCTCGCAGGCTGCGCGACGAACGGTACCGGTGACCGTGCCAACTATGGCGACCGCCTGGACGAGAAGCACCCGCTGAGGGCGATGCCGCTCGACAAGATCAAGCCGGAGCTCCGCCGCCAGGAAGTCGCCTACGACACCGGCCATGCGGCGGGCACCGTCGTCGTCGATACACCGGCCCGCCGGCTCTACTACGTGCTCGGCAACGGCCGCGCGATGCGCTATGGCATCGGCGTCGGCCGCCAGGGCTATTCGCTGGCGGGCAACGCCTATATCGGCCGCAAGGCCGAGTGGCCGAGCTGGACGCCGACGCCCAACATGATCCGCCGCGATCCGAAGAAGAACCTCAAATATGCCGGCGGCGTGCCCGGGGGACTCAACAACCCGCTCGGCGCCCGCGCGATCTATCTCTACCAGAACGGCAACGACACCATGTTCCGCATCCACGGCACAAACCAGCCGTGGTCGATCGGCCAGGCCATGTCGAGCGGCTGCGTGCGTATGCTCAACCATGACGTGATCGATCTCTACGAGCGCGTGCAGGTGAGCGGGCGTGTCCACGTCATCCAGGGCCGCCGCGAGGCCTGATTTCCGGGCGTCCGCATCGATGTCGCAATGAGACAAGGCCGGCCTCGCGCCGGCCTTTCGTTTGCGGTTTGAAAAAGCTGAATTCTATCATACCATTGCCCGGCGGCCTCCGCGCGCTGGAAAAGCGGGGGCGGTTCATGCAGATTTGACGGCTCCATGACGCATAGGGGTCAATTGCAGACGCATTCGTACCGGCATTCGACCCTGTAGCTGCAAAAGTCGAGGATGCGGTATCGCGGAACACGAGAGGCCTTTCCCGGCCTGCTCGCGATCGATCCGCGGAGGATCACGGGCCCGGCGGCGGCGGTGCGGCAGGACCCGGATAGTACAACGACACCGCCGCACAATGAGGGAACGGATATGAAACATCTTCTTGCTTCCACCTGCATCGTCGTCGGCTTCCTGGCCATGACGGGAGCCGCGCGTGCCGAATGCGGCGACCTGACCATCGCCAGCATGAACTGGCAGAGCGCCGAGGTTCTGGCCGCGCTCGACAAGTTCATCCTCAACGAAGGCTATGGCTGCAATGCCGAAGTCATCGTCGGCGACACGGTCCCGACCATCACCTCGATGATCGAGAAGGGCGCGCCGGATCTCGCGCCGGAAGGCTGGGTGGACCTGCTGCCCGACGTCGTCAAGCGCGGCATCGACGAGGGCAAGCTGGTCGGCGCGGCCGTCGCGCTGTCCGACGGCGCCGTCCAGGGCTGGTGGATCCCGAAATACATCGCCGACGCCAATCCGGACATCAAGACGATCGACGACGTGCTGAAGCATCCCGAGCTCTTCCCGGATCCGGAAGACAAGAGCAAGGGCGCCGTGCACAACGGCCCGCAGGGCTGGGGCGGCACGGTCGTGACCGGCCAGCTCTACAAGGCCTATGGCGGGGAAGCCGCGAACTTCACGCTGGTCGACACCGGTTCGGCTGCCGGCCTCGACGGCTCGATCGCCAAGGCCTACGAGCGCAAGGAAGGCTGGGTCGGCTACTACTGGGCCCCGACCGCTCTGCTCGGCAAGTACGACATGGTCAAGCTCGAGCATGGCGTGCCCTATGACGCGGCCGAGTGGAAGCGCTGCAACACGGTCGCCGATTGCCCGGATCCGAAGAAGAACGACTGGCCGAAGGACACCGTCCAGACGCTCGTCACCAAGTCCTTCTCCGAGCGCGCCGGCGACGACGTGATGGGCTACCTCAACAAGCGCGCCTGGACGAACGACACGGTCAACAAGCTGATGGCCTGGATGACCGACAACCAGGCGAGCGGCGACGACGGCGCCAAGCACTTCCTGGAAGAGCAGGAAGCCCTCTGGAAGGATTGGGTCTCCCCGGAAGCCGCGGAAAAGATCAAGGCCGCTCTCTGACCGGCTGATCGGAACGGGCGGCGCGCCATCGGCGCGCCGCCTCCTTCTTCGTTTTAATACATGCCGTTGGCGCAAATCGCCACGCGCTTTGTCCCGGGATGTTTCAGGGTTTGGTTCGAAAACCGGCGCAAGACCGGACCGGGCCGGAAGGGGATCGACATGGAATGGTTAACGAAATTTCCGACGATGGACGCGAATTCGCTGCGCGACCTCAAGAAGGCGATCGATGAGGGCTTTCGCGCCTTCACGCGCGCCTATGGCGACGGTATCGAATCCCTTTTCGAGCCGCTGCAGCATTTTCTCATCTGGTCAGAACGCTTCATGACGAAGACGCCCTGGCCGATCATCCTCGTGCTCATCGCGGTCGTCGCCTGGTTCGCCAGCCGCAACTGGAAGATCGTCGCCGGCGCCGTGGTGACGCTCCTCCTGATCG
It encodes the following:
- a CDS encoding L,D-transpeptidase, whose translation is MSISRRGFLLGASALLAGCATNGTGDRANYGDRLDEKHPLRAMPLDKIKPELRRQEVAYDTGHAAGTVVVDTPARRLYYVLGNGRAMRYGIGVGRQGYSLAGNAYIGRKAEWPSWTPTPNMIRRDPKKNLKYAGGVPGGLNNPLGARAIYLYQNGNDTMFRIHGTNQPWSIGQAMSSGCVRMLNHDVIDLYERVQVSGRVHVIQGRREA
- a CDS encoding ABC transporter substrate-binding protein, whose protein sequence is MKHLLASTCIVVGFLAMTGAARAECGDLTIASMNWQSAEVLAALDKFILNEGYGCNAEVIVGDTVPTITSMIEKGAPDLAPEGWVDLLPDVVKRGIDEGKLVGAAVALSDGAVQGWWIPKYIADANPDIKTIDDVLKHPELFPDPEDKSKGAVHNGPQGWGGTVVTGQLYKAYGGEAANFTLVDTGSAAGLDGSIAKAYERKEGWVGYYWAPTALLGKYDMVKLEHGVPYDAAEWKRCNTVADCPDPKKNDWPKDTVQTLVTKSFSERAGDDVMGYLNKRAWTNDTVNKLMAWMTDNQASGDDGAKHFLEEQEALWKDWVSPEAAEKIKAAL